In one window of Prevotella sp. E13-17 DNA:
- a CDS encoding sensor histidine kinase KdpD: MSTYISIRQSGFCQVLATPDIDIPQEERFELSTRIQENTRQLTTILDDLIMISDLESNCSTPPLEECPAVSIVEFAADAFRLLVPSTLTFKTESHVDADLVVKTNPHMINTILQKLLSNAVKFTSQGSITLSLYSSDTQICISVMDTGPGIPAEKKDFVFERFTKLDSFVPGTGLGLSIARLIAERINATLTLDTTYVKGAKFDLVIPIHFAV; encoded by the coding sequence GTGTCAACCTATATCAGTATAAGACAAAGTGGTTTCTGTCAGGTGTTAGCGACTCCAGATATAGACATTCCCCAGGAAGAACGATTCGAACTTAGTACTCGGATACAAGAGAACACCCGGCAGCTCACAACGATTCTTGACGATCTGATTATGATTTCCGACTTAGAGAGTAACTGCTCAACACCACCCCTTGAGGAATGCCCTGCTGTATCTATAGTCGAGTTCGCTGCTGATGCCTTTCGGCTATTGGTTCCTTCCACGTTGACATTCAAGACAGAAAGTCATGTGGATGCCGACTTGGTTGTCAAGACAAATCCACACATGATTAATACCATTCTTCAGAAGTTGCTAAGCAATGCCGTGAAGTTTACCAGCCAGGGGAGTATCACCCTTTCTCTCTATAGCTCTGACACGCAAATATGTATTTCTGTCATGGATACAGGTCCTGGTATTCCTGCAGAAAAGAAAGATTTTGTGTTTGAACGATTTACTAAACTGGATAGTTTTGTTCCCGGTACGGGTCTTGGCCTCTCTATCGCACGGTTGATAGCAGAGCGCATCAATGCCACCCTGACCCTTGATACCACTTATGTTAAAGGGGCAAAGTTCGATCTTGTTATACCCATCCATTTCGCCGTATGA
- a CDS encoding transposase, translating to MKRTYQRTPKEKRDEIVSVFLSGDNSAEELAEYYNVNPHTIRTWVKRYRHSKKVVSLQADTKALEDMARKKKEEKSPEVLALEARVRELELQNLALNTLIDVAEKNGIDIRKKSGAKQ from the coding sequence ATGAAAAGAACGTATCAAAGGACTCCAAAGGAGAAAAGAGACGAGATTGTCTCAGTATTTTTAAGTGGCGACAACAGCGCAGAAGAGCTGGCCGAGTACTACAATGTTAACCCACATACGATAAGAACTTGGGTTAAGAGATATCGACATTCAAAAAAAGTTGTATCTTTGCAGGCGGATACCAAAGCGCTTGAAGATATGGCACGTAAGAAGAAAGAGGAGAAATCTCCTGAGGTACTGGCACTTGAAGCCCGTGTCCGCGAGCTGGAGTTGCAGAATCTGGCCCTGAACACTCTGATTGACGTAGCCGAAAAGAACGGAATTGATATCAGAAAAAAATCTGGGGCCAAGCAGTAG